GCCGACGTGGGGCTCGGCTACCTCACGCTCGGCCAGCCGCTCACCACCCTGTCGGGAGGAGAACGCCAGCGGCTGAAGCTGGCCACGCACATGGGCGACAAGGGCGGCGTCTACATTCTCGACGAGCCCACCGCCGGCCTCCACCTGGCCGACGTCGACCAGCTGCTCGGGCTGCTCGACCGGCTTGTCGACGCAGGCAGGTCCGCCATCGTCGTCGAGCACCACCTGGCGGTCATGGCCTCCGCCGACTGGATCGTCGACCTCGGCCCGGGCGCCGGCCACGACGGCGGCCGGGTCGTCTTCGAGGGCACACCCGCCGATCTCGTCGCCGCCCGGTGCACCCTCACGGGTGAGCACCTCGCTGCCTA
The genomic region above belongs to Acidimicrobiales bacterium and contains:
- a CDS encoding ATP-binding cassette domain-containing protein, with amino-acid sequence SNPATYTGLLDPIRKAFAKANGVKPALFSSNSEGACPACNGAGVIYTELGVMATVESTCEECEGRRFQASVLEYELGGRNISEVLAMSVSEARRFFGDGAAQTPAAHAVLERLADVGLGYLTLGQPLTTLSGGERQRLKLATHMGDKGGVYILDEPTAGLHLADVDQLLGLLDRLVDAGRSAIVVEHHLAVMASADWIVDLGPGAGHDGGRVVFEGTPADLVAARCTLTGEHLAAYVGNPAT